The DNA segment CTGCCCTCCCAGTGCTTACTGTCCATCACTCCTTTCTGAGGAGCAGTTAGGACTACTTCTGAGGCCTgacagggaggagaagagggaaagggggaaaaggagagatagGAGGCAGAAGGAAGTTAGGGAAGAAGGGTTCTGACCTCTGAAGTCCCATAACTCAGGTACTGTCTCCCCAGGGTCCTGTTCTAATAGGCTGAGAAAGGCTTCTTACCATCTCACCTTATGTTTCACTTATATAGACTCTTCTTTTCAGCCAAACTACATGTCAAAGCCTGCCTCCCCCTGGGAGCCTTCTAAGATGAAGCAGGTGAGCCCTGGTAGTCTTGTCCTGCAGATTTATCCAGCAGCTGTTCCTCTGGCCTTGTCCCACTCTCCAGTATTGTTAAGTTCTTACCTGTCATCCCACACACTGACCTTGCTCACCTTTGTACAATGTATGACTTGAAGTCTTGAGGACAGCCCCTATAATCAGAAAATCCTTTGTAATAGCTCACCTTTTCCACTTACCTGTTTCCTGAGTCCCtactgtgtcaggcactgagaacacagaggaaggcaAGACACTGTCCCTACCACCAGAAATTTCAACAGGATCTTTTCACTTAGCCAGGCATGTCTGCAGCTATTCTGAGACAGAAGCCTCCAGAAGTGAAAGACTGTATTTCAATGAGAATGTTCCTACTGTAAGCACAGCCACCATGTGCTGATGTCAATTTTCATAATAGATAAGTGAAAACTTTTCACTCTGTAAAAAGCTTTTCCTTGGGGTCTCTCTATAATTACATAAGCAACTCCACTTTGCATTAAGAGGTAGCAGGGTTTATGAATGTTTTGTTCTCCACACTATTCACAGCTTGATCTTTAAGGTGAGGTCCACCCACCAATTTCTCTGTACTATTTATGAAAGGGTGTTCCTAGAAGTCTTAGGTGGGGATACAAGAAGTTGAGATTTggcccacaaaacaaaaaacaagtgggtttttatgtttttctcctattttttgtTCTCCCCACATGCAAAGTCTATTTTAATGGCACATAGATTATTCCATCCCACAAGtattaattaacatttatgtCAAGGACAGAATCAGGCCCTAGGAATTTAGAATGATAAAGGCAAGATCTTGTCATCAAGTAACTGTGTAACAAAGATGATAGGACAAATATGTAGGTCACCTTGATTATGAGCAGCTAAAAAGTCTGTGAGAGGTATCTCTGACATTCAGAGGAGGGAGGACTCAGATGTGGTCTGGCAGACCAGGCAAGTCTTCATGGAGGTGGTGGCCTTGAGCTGAGTGGAAGAAAGCATGGATAGAGAGTAGGGGTGGACCAGAAGTGTCTTCCTCACACTTGGGTGGCATTTAACCTAGTCCTTCCTTATCAATCCTAGAGACATCTCCATAGTCATCATGTCCCTCTCAGGTCCCCAGAGATGTCATCTAGACTTGGCCAGTGTACCCAGCCCACTCAGGCCACTCTGAAGGCTATAGCCTCTGGTTGTTCACTCACATGGGATTCCTTTGACCCACATTCTGCTGTGTGCCACTGAGGAATCCAGTCCTGGGAATTGTGAAACATTCACATAAATAGTCCACTCACAGCTGTCTTCCAATAACATGTAACCTGAAGTCTTCACTGGAGGATGTATAAAAGGCCTCCAGACTCCTTCTTGGATGATTTGTCCACACATCCTCCTCTAGGGTGATACTACTTCTGGGTGGGGAGACACTTGGATGTCCCTCACCCAGGTGCTGCAAAAGCAGGCCTGATTTCTCCTCTCACCAGGTAAGAGAGCTTTAGGGAAGGGAAGTGGTCCCTGCAAAAGACCTCAAATTATTTAACATGGGAGAAAATTATAGAAGACAGAGGGATGAAGAGGCAAAGAAGATACAAGCAGGATTAGGACACTCAGAGCAAAGTAAGACTGAGTGAAGAAAAAGTAGAGATTTGCTTCTCCTTCATACTTGAACATGGTGGACACTGGCCTGGGAAAGTGGATGGTCTGCTCAACTCAGCTGCATTTTGTTTAAGAAGAATAAGTTATTAGCTTGGTTGTTGGTGAGTGGGTCCCCTGAGGGTTCCCACCATGGCTCACTCCCCCAATTTACCCTCTCAGACCCATTTCTGTCCTTCCTGGGATGGATTTTAGAAGGTTGTAAATGCCAGCTTCATTTTGACAGTCCCAGCCCATGGAGAAAGAATCAAGGCCCTGACCTAATCCAATGCTCTTTTTCCTTCCAGCTTCCACTCACTAGCCCACTGATGTCACAGCAGAAGCAGCAATCTTGGGAGCCCCCTATTGCTCCCAAATGTACCCCTCCCCAGTGCCCaaacccctccctccctgcctacTCTGCTCCTTTCTGTGACCTCCGTCCAGGAGTCCAGGTCAGTGATTCCAGTTCCCAGAAGCCAGGAGATCAGAGTCTGGGACACTCTCAGAGGGCTCGCTGCAAGAAACCCTGCTGCCTCAGTGGTGCCACAGTCTACCATATCAAAGAGGAGGAGTGCTAAGGTGACTGGCCCGAAGGAGAGGGACACAGGTAcagtttctctctccctacccagGTTTCTGCTTTTATTCCGCTGGGAAGCTCAGGGTCCCCCCTTCTCATTTGGACTGGGAAACACTTCCTGGCCCCTATAAGCTGCACTCCTGCTCCTGTCTTCCACCCACTCCTTCATCTCCGCAACAACTTGGAGTTGAAGCTATGGCTGCTATGAACCCCTGAGATCCCTTGTAAGGGCTGAGGTGGAGGCTGcaccttcttctttcctcccaaGATGCTGACTGTTTCAAGATGCTGGTGATTCAAAGACACATGGTTTGAGATTTCTGTCTCTGTATCCTCATAGCTGTCAACCCATGTTGTTGCATAATCCTCGCACTGACAGCTTCAGTGTGGTAAGCATatgttgagcacctactctatACTGTGCTCTGTGTTCCTCAATGTAATAGGAGATTTGTTCCTGTTCTAGAAAAGCTTACAATCTAGTGCGAGAAGCAATGTACGTTGTAGGTtgaaatatgtataataataaatataattttaaggtGATtgacatacttcttttttttctcactttgtaTGAactcaaaggaggaaaagagtACAAAAAGTCAAGGACAGAAGGGAGAGACTCATCCTGACGGTGCAGATCAAAAGTGGTTTCCTGGGTCTTGGaaagagaaatctgaagcagAGCATGCTGCTTGAGGGAGAACAGGCCTCTGGGGTAGTTGTTTTCAACAAGGCTTTTAAAGATAAGCAGACTTTGGTGCTGGGTATGGAATGAGGGGAAGAACTTTCCAGGTGGAAATGGTCCTTCCACATACAAGTGGGGTACTTGCCAATGACATGGACTTCAACTTGGCTGGACTTCCAGGTGTGAGATGATCATATGAAACAACTCATAAGCCAGGTATGAAACCCCAGGTCCCAAAGGACTGTACCTTAGAAGACAGTCTGGGCCCATGCCTAGGGTCTGTTGCCCCAGGGTAGGGCAGACTTGAAATAAAGTAGAGGTACCTGGGGGCCTTGAGGCTTGAGGCTCAATGTAGTTGCATATCAGTGTAAGTTCCAGGTGATAATTTTTAGCTGATTCCCATTTTCCTGGGGGAaactgaaaatatgtttttaactAAGTACCCAGCCCAATGAATTCTATTGCTTAGTCTCAGGGCAGAGTGTCAGCTTGTCTATGATTCCCAAAACACAAGATGCCAGTTTTGAAACCTTAGCAATCCTCCTGACTGCTGTGACCTGATTTTGCTTCTGCTAGCCTATATCTCACTATATGGGTATATAGATAGAGCataattgtatataattataattttgaatgtgtaatttttctctctaaaaaaatgatGCATACCCATATAAAGATGTATTAATGTAGATAAGCATAAGGAAGATGATTAAGACCAATCACAAATCTTACTGCCTAAAAATAACTCCTGCTAATAATTTCAGGATCTATTTCCAAATTTCTAAAGAAAGTCACAAAATGGGATAATTTCAGAATACTTTATAACCTGATCTTTTAATTAATAGTACAATTGTCAATATTCTTCTGTGCTAATAAATATTGATCAACACTATTATAGTCCATTATATGAATGCATCACGATTTGTGTAACGAGTTCCCTGATTCGGGGGACTTAatgttgcttccatgttttgccataaacaataataaaataaacattctcatTGGTGATTGTTCTTAGTAATTTTCCTAAGATAAATCTTTAgagttggaattttaaaattgtcAAAGACTATGAAGTTTTTTTTCAGACTCTCCAGAAAGATTGCATGTTAGAGGCAATTAAAATGCCTCcatttaagaaaatcattttggGGAAAGAGACTTATTTTGTTCAAGAGCaagagtgggggtgcctgggtggctcagtcagtcaagcttctgattttggctcaggtcatgatctcatggttcatgagtttgagccccgtgtcaggctctgtgctggcagcttggagcttggagcctggagcctgcttcagattatgtgtcttcacctctctctgcccctcccatgctcatgctctgtctctgtgtctcaataataaataaatgttaaatttttttttaaacagagcaAGAGTGAGTACAATGTTAAAAAATTACTATAGCTAAAGGAAAGATCCACTTtgtggggaaataaaaatatactttctgaGGAACTTACCAAGCATCTACCTATTGTACTGCCATGaaatctgtactttaaaaaaaaaaaagattagatgcCTTCTCTTTTTGAAGTGAAAAAGCATGCTATTTATTGTATAAAGCAGTGTCTTATGAATTTTGATATACCATTGGTTGCACTTCCATATTTGGCTGATAAGTTTTAAATATCCTTGATTTTAGATGTTCAGTTATGTTTGTGTGAGAGAATTCTGTGtggaaaaatctcatttttacctaagaaaaaaagcaaaacgtCAACATTTGGTTGATTGTGTAATATCTAAGaatctcttttcttctatttttatttttgttctatacaaaggtagacactcaccaaacaacaatttaaaaaaaagtttttactgaAACAAATTTTCTTTGACAAGAGTACTACTTAATATTTGGTCTCCTCAATTCTCCAGTCAGTACTTGGATTCCCCTTGGTAACTGTTCAACTTATATATTATTGCATACTACAGTGTCCAGTCTGCATCAAATTGATTTTGAAATTCCTACCTTGAAAAAAATCTACTAATTtgatcattatttttcttcataaaggtCTGCATTTGGCatctttgcattttctaaatatgtctgtacatcaaaaatgttaatattgttaattttttttggtgtggatTCAGTAAGGTTTCATTTTAATAttgtacatttacattttttctataataaataattaaaatgtagacTTCACATTTTGTGCAAAACATCTTATATCCAAAATCTTATATTTATAGGGATATCCAAAACAGTTAAGTGGTACAACCACTTTTCTTTTGACTCTAACTACACACTTTTAATGAATGTTAAATAGTTacacattttcaacattttctaattaggtaattttattttgacagagtatttgatatttaatatgttcttttgtctaatttttaaaaattgttaccGGAGTATTGCATGGGCTAAGTGAAAAAcatgtaaattttttaagaaagcgAGCTGTTTTAAAGAGTTCCTGGAGGGACTTTGAAAGACTCCTGGGTGAGCCATTCAACAGGGCTCTGTCCTCTTCCAACCAGTAGTCATAGCAGCCTTCCAGAAGGGACATTTTCACTTGGGAACTGAACTGAACCCAGTGGCCTCAGGTCAGGTCAGCCCTGCCTCAGAGTGCCCAGCTCCCTGTGGTCTCCATTTGCGATAGACGTTCTCTCACCAGCCTGGCCCCTTGGTCACCTCTAGGGAGGCTAGCCTAGCTTATGCCCTGTGTCCAGTGTGTTTTCAGCAACTTACTTTACAACGTCTGGTGGACCATACTTTGTTACTACATACCATGTGTTCCATGATATAACACAAATAGTAATAAAAagtcattgctttattttttcctgcaaagctgtcacaaataaaatatgaaaacaaaatcatccTAAGCCAAAAGAAGCTATGTTGTGCTGATGTGATCTCTTATTTAATGGGAAGTCAGGAAATGTTGCCTCAGCTTGGCAGGTGAAGAAACTGGGTTTGAGTTATAGTATTTAAAGTTATAGCGGTAAGCCAATAGgagcatgaaaaataaaaataaaacatgtctaAATAAAAGGGAGGGTGGGATGGGATGGTGAACGTGGTCCATTGTGCTTCATTGGGGAAGTGAATAGATATGTctagaaggagacaaagaaataaatgcatacgCTGATTATTTAGAATGAgacatttcttttcatattaCAACCTATTGGATTAcctgatttttaatttgcatgtaaatgtattactttattttaaaaacaaatgaaatcacatCCCATTTTTACACACATCTGTGTGAATCTGAGGCCAAACCTTCCTTAACAGAACAAGTACATGTTCAGACCCCAGTCAAATGAAACCCATTTCAAATCTTTGAAAACCCTGTGATCTTATGCAAGTTTCTGTGcctttctaggcctcagttttctcatctaaaaattaggtggggtgctttggtggctcagttggttgagtgtctgactttggctcaggtcatgatctcatggttcataggttcacgccccaagtcgggctctgtgctgacagatcagagcctggagcctgcttcggattctgtgtctcctctgctcacactctctctgtcaaaaataaataaacatcaaaataaaaattttaaaattaggtaaaATAATAGTAGCCTCATGAGGCTGTGGAGGGGATTATATATGATGTCATAGGTAACATTTTGACATATTtagctcaataaacattagttgTAACATATTTGGCatgcacttaattttttaataggttttttaTTTAGAATAGTTATAGATTTACaggaaagttgcaaagatagtatagAGAATTTCCCATGTTTACTGCATGTGGTTTACTCTGTGGTTCAGATCTTACATTAGCATGGTATGTTTGTTACaattaaagaattaatattaagatattgttttttatttaaaaatttaaaaaatgtttaatgtttatttacttttgagagagacagagagatcataagtgggggaggggggacagagagagagcgagacacagaatatgaagtaggctccaggctctgagctgtcagcacagagcccaacttggggctttaACCTACGagcagtgagataatgacctgagccagagtcgaatgctcaatcaactgagccacccgggtgcccctgtatTATTATCAACTAAAGTCCATATCCATACTCTATTCaggtttccttaatttttactaAATGTCATTGTTGTGTTCCTGGATTCCATTTAGGGCATCACATTACATTCAGTTGTCTTGTCTCCTTAGGGTCCTCTTGACTGTGATAGATGCTTAGACTActtatttttgatgaccttgagagTTTTGAGGTGTGCTAGttatgtattttgtagaatgtctctcaaCTGGGATTTGTGTGGTGTGTTTTTCTAGTGCTTAGAATGGGATTATGGATTTGGGGGGAGGAAAATCACAGGAATAAAGCCATTCTCATCCTATTATATCAAGGGTACATGCTATCAACATGACCTCACTGTTGACACTGATTCTCACCATTTGTCTATGGCAGTGTTTgcaggttttccatgtaaaggtcctctttttctttccctttccatgcTCTTCTCTTTGTAAGGAAGTCACTAAGTGTAGCCCATTCAAAGAGGTAGGGAGTTACACTCTACCTCCTTGAAGGGACAGTATCTATaagttatttggaatttttctgtaaGATTTGTCTGttcatatttctctctctctctctctttctctctctctttctaacatcatttattaatATCAGTATTGACTCATGGATATTGGATAACTATATTATATTTTGGGTTGTAATCCAATGCCAtgctttctattttgttgttcATAACCTTCCAGCTTTGGGACCTCTCTCAGTcagctcctgtgtcctttttttaaagcacatccTTACTGTAGGGCACTATGTATCATATGCTTCAGGCTCACTTTGTATAATCTCTGACCCAGACCTAGATTCAGCTATTTTTATTACGacccctggtttcttttattggGAAATTGATTGTAAACCAAGATCTGAGAGCTGGTTTATTCCTTACTACTGGGGTGTCATCACTTCTCAGTACttggaaatatatgtgtgtatagtaaCCAGCATCTACACACATACCTATAATTATTTTAGTCATAATCCCTCTGtatctatattaagctaaacatgagttCATAATGTCTACATTAATTCAGTGTCCCATGGTTTATTCTAGACTTTGTAAAAGGAGATTTCAAAATGGAGCAAGCAAGCCTAGCTAGGAGGCCAAAGGAGAGAAATTTATGTGCATCCTTATGGGAGAAACTAAATTTTTGCCAGCTGTGAAAAGTTAAGCTCAGCCTGAACTTAACTCCCTCCTCACTATGGCCCCTGAATTGTTTGCATTCTTCATTTGGGAAGGAGCCAATGTGATTTGACAAGTTTCATTCCCTCATTTGCATATTAATCCAACCAATCCCAGTTaacctggtttgtttgtttgtttaatgtttatttattttttgagagagagagagacagagtgcaagcagcgtaggggaagagagagagggagtcacagaatccaaagcaggctccaggctctgaactgtcagcacagagccctgtgcagggctcgaactcaagaactgagagatcataacctgacctggagtcagatgcctaactgactgagccacccaggtaccctgaagtTAACCTGTTTTAAACCCCTGTTGTGCATGGAAGACCTAAATGACAGTTGTACTCATGACCCTTTTCCTTTACCACTCTCCCTGGCAGCCTCTTAGTTTTTCTCACAACACAAGTCAGGTTTTTACCTGAATCTGTCTCTGGAATTGCAATTCTAGTTGCCCGAATAAATacctatttgtttaaattttcagtgaattctttcttggccaacatctctttctttcttatctacAACCTCTCACTTGAACAGTGAGAAATCTAGTTCCTTCCATCTGCACACATTCACATATTTGTTCAATCCCAGTATGCAGATATGAGGTCCTCTACTGTGAAAACAAAATTGTGGAATGCGTTGGAGTCAGTGCATGCTAAATGagcaattttttctttcctctagagGCTATAAAGACTAttgattaaaaaggaaagaatgagtgAGCCAGCATCCTTGAGGCTGGGTAAGGATGGGTCAAGGGAAAGACAGGGCATCATGAGGATCAAGGGACTGAATTGAAACGGACAGTCTTTCATGAGGACCTTCACCCACCAGAGATCATCTTCTAAACAGAGGCTCTGCTTGGTTTCCTCCTTCCACCATCCCACCCTAGCAGACCCTCTTCCTACATGGCTTTGGCACAAAAGGTGAGATCAATGGATACCCATGTAGGACTGTGGGCAGGAGAAAGCCTCACTCCATACCCAGGAACATGTTAGAACCAGTTTGGATTCTTCCTATGAaccagagcaggagagggcaagCATCTTTGTCATAAAACTACAAGTGGAAAATCAGAAAGCAATGGGAAATAGACTGTGAGTTGAGAAAAGAGCACAAATATTCAATCTGTGACCTACACAGTTATTATACCTCAGACTAATGATTAGTTCTGAGCTTCctgaaagataaaatatacagAGACAAATGGTCTAATATATACAGACTTCAAGGGAATCATTGCCCTCCTAACAGTGGAATCTAAAGGAATTTTTTTGCAGTGATCAGCGATATACTTAACGACATTCCTAGAACACAATCACAGATGAAAATGACAAAGCACTATTGTTTTGTCTCCCACTGAAAAAGGCATGTTGTATTAAAATCAAATGCTGCTTATGCAATGGCAGAGACGGCCAATGAAGAAAAAGCAGGTGCCTGAAAGCAGAAGATCTCTCAGGTCTATTTAGAGCTTTGTTCACAAGGGATGGAATTGACCCATCCTTGAAATGTGGCCAACAAAATATCTCCATTCTTCATTCTGGTGTGAGATATGCTTGACTTAAGATAAAGGGGCCTAATACATGACTTTCTGCTTCATTCATCCCCTGCTTGTGTTATCTACCACGTGACAAGTACAGgacccctgccccacctctctctctctctcacacacacacatgcacacacacacacacacacacacatctctctcacacacatatctctctctgcctcacatacacacacacacgtctctctaacacacatgtgcacacatgtctCTCATATACATTTGCACACAtatgtctctcacacacacacatctctaacacacacacatctgtctctcacgcacacacacgtctctctctcacatacatacacacacatgcctcTCACACacacctttctctgtctcacataCACATGCTCACACgtctctctcacacacgcacacacacacatctgtctcacatacacacacttctcTTTCTCACATACAcacgtctctctctgtctcacatacacacacacatgcctctctctaacacacacatgcacacacacgtctctctctctcacacacacacacgtctctttctcacatacacatacacatctctctaacacacactcacacacgtctctgtctcacatacacacacacatctctctcttacacacatatgcacacacacacgtctctctcacacacacctctctctctcacacacacatatgtctctctctcacatgcacacaatacacacacacgttAACTTCCATACTTCTCTCTAGTTCGCACTTGCCATCCTCCTCCCTGGAGCTTCAGCATGCCATTGTTCTCCTTCTGATTGAAGGTCCTAGaaattctacttttctctctGACAGGTCCTTTctgtcctgtttctttttttttattttcaatatatgaagtttattgtcaaattggtttccatacaacacccagtgctcatcccaaagggtgccctcctcaatacccatcacccacccacccccaacccatcaaccctcagtttgttctcagtttttaagagtctcttatgctttggctttctccctctctaacctctttttcttccttcccctcccccatgggtttctgttaagtttctcaggatccacataagggtgaaaacatatagtatctgtctttctctgtatggctcatttcacttagcatcacattctccacttccatccatgttgctacaaagggccatgtttcattcttttcattgccacatagtactacattgtgtatataaaccacaatgtctttatccattcatcagttgatggacatttaggctctttccataatttggctattcttgagagtgctgctaaaaacattggggtacaagtgcccctatgcatcagtactcctgtatcccttgggtaaatccctagcagtgctattgctgggtcatagggtagatctatttttaattttctgaggaacctccacactgttttccagagtggctgcaccaatttgcattcccaccaacagtgcaagagggttcccgtttctccacatcctctccagcatctatagtctcccgatttgttcattttggccactcctactggcgtgaggtgatatctgagtgtggttttgatttgtatttccctgatgaggagcgaggctgagcatcttttcatgtgcctgttggccatccggatgtcttctttagacaagtgtgtattcatgttttctgcccatttcttcactgggttatttgttttttgggtgtggagtttggtgagctctttatagattttggatgctagccctttgtccgatatgtcatttgcaaatatcttttcccattccgttggttgccttttagttttgttggctgtttccttttTAGCTTtgttggctgtgcagaagctttttatcttcataaggtcccagtaattcatttttgcttttaattcccttgcctttggggatgtgtcaagtaagagattgctgtggctgaggtcagagaggtcttttcctgctttctcctctagggttttgatggtttcctgtctcacattcaggtccttcatccattttgagtttatttttgtgaatggtgtgagaaagtggtctagtttcaatcttctgcgtgttgctgtccaattctcccagcaccatttgttaaagagactgtcttttttccattggatattctttcctgctttgtcaatgattagttggccatgcatttgtgggtctagttctggggtttctattcgattccattggtctatgtgtctgtttttgtgccaataccatgttgtcttgctgatgacagctttgtagtagaagctgaagtctgggattgtgatgcctcctgctttggtcttcttcaaaattactttggctattcggggccttttgtggttccatatgaattttagggttgttcgttctagtttcgagaagaatgctggtgcaattttgattgggattgcattggatgcatagatggctttgggtagtattgacattttaacaatatttattcttccaatccatgaacacggaatgtttttccatttctttatatcttcttcaattaccttcataaactttctatagttttcaccacacagatcttttacatctttggttagatttattcctaggtattttatgcttcttggtgcaattgtgaatgggatcagtttctttatttgtctttctgttgcttcattgttagtgtataagaatgcaactgaattgtgtacattgattttgta comes from the Acinonyx jubatus isolate Ajub_Pintada_27869175 chromosome C1, VMU_Ajub_asm_v1.0, whole genome shotgun sequence genome and includes:
- the LCE6A gene encoding LOW QUALITY PROTEIN: late cornified envelope protein 6A (The sequence of the model RefSeq protein was modified relative to this genomic sequence to represent the inferred CDS: substituted 1 base at 1 genomic stop codon) yields the protein MSQQKQQSWEPPIAPKCTPPQCPNPSLPAYSAPFCDLRPGVQVSDSSSQKPGDQSLGHSQRARCKKPCCLSGATVYHIKEEECXGLAVNATP